In Setaria italica strain Yugu1 chromosome IX, Setaria_italica_v2.0, whole genome shotgun sequence, the genomic stretch GTTTGGCTGGAGAGAGGTGGGCGAGTGGCGAGGCCGCTCGGCTTTGAACCGGATAACGTTTGCTGAGCTCGTCGCGCTGCGGATTGGGTTGCGATTTCCTGGGCCAGTTGTAATGGGCTTAGTATCAGGCCAAATGGGCTCGATTATGAAATGAGCTGAATGGGCTCTACAGCATTTACACGCGGGACCAAGCCGCTATCAATACTccttcgggaaaaaaaaaacagttgtTGTCAACGCGTCACGTTCACCTGGCGAGCATGCGGCAAGTGTCATGGTGTTCTTCACTTACTTCTTTTTTCTAGAaggtttttttgttttgtttctgtGAAGGGGACTAGGGGAATGTTCTTCACTTCATTTtaataaaaaaagttttttgttttgtttttgtgaAGGGGACTAGGTGATTGCTCTTCACTTCTTTTGTCTCATGCTGGCATGCCGACGTTTCACATAATCCAGTGTGCTTTGTTACTACTACGTTGCTAACGAAATCACGGTCCGCCTAGAAAACTCAACTACCAGCACTCTGTATGAAGAGTAGACGTTGTAATTTGTTTCAAAGTCGCCAAGTCATGAATTCAGCACAAACTCCACCGTGGAATCTCGCAGGAATCAAAGAGTAGTTGAGTTGCTATGCCCTATGGTTtaggaactttttttttccgacGGCATATGGCATGTGAGTAGGTAGGAACCGGTTACCTTCCAGTCCAAACACTAAGATGTTGCGAAAAAAAAGAGAATGCAAAAGAGCAGCAAAAATACTAAATTATTTGCCGGGGTCCCACCCGTCAGCGACGCAGCACGTCCCGATTTTCTATTCGTGATGACACCCACGAGTGGCCATCGCGCTACCCACATTTGTGGTTGGTGCACGACAGCGATACGTGCACCGGTCCTACACCCACACCATCTCTCCCGTGGACTCGCCTCTCGTACGCCCACCACAGAAATTCGTGtgcgggccccacctgtcaggcTCCACCCTGGACCGAGCCCATCCAACAGCGTGGGGTTGGTGAGTTCAGATCTCTTCGTATAAACCCACCCGCACCCACTTCCCCTACCTGCGCACTCCCCCTTCCCTCCTCGCCATTGGAGCGCGCGCGCAGCGGCGAAGCTACAGAGGGTTCGAGATGAAGGTGATCGAGAAGAttcagcaggcggcggcggatggccgGACGGCGTTCTCGTTCGAGTACTTCCCTCCCAAGACCGAGGAGGGGGTCGAGAACCTCTTCGAGCGGATGGACCGCATGGTGGCGCACGGCCCGTCCTTCTGCGACATCACCTGGGGCGCCGGGGGATCCACCGCCGACCTCACCCTCGACATCGCCAACCGCATGCAGAACATGGTACGTACGTGTGTGCCGCTAGCCCGCTCGACCGCGCGCGCGATCTGATCTGATCTGTTTCGGCACCGCGCAATGATTGGCCTAAGTACTGGCTTCGGTTCGATCTGGCTGGGAGCGGAGTAATGCGTCGGTGGATGTGGCGAGATGCATTCGCTTTGTTGTGTTGCATAACGGGTTTGGGTAATTGGATTTGTTGGCTTGGTACTGTGTGAGAAGAGAATGCGTTCGATGAATGGCAATGTTTTGGGAGGTGGTTGGCTCTGATTGAGTCCGATTTAGTGCGGATTTCGGAGAAATTATAAGTATGTGCTCCGCTGGATGCTCGGTGCTGATTCCATTAACTTCAAATTTTATTAACTGCTGTTCATTTTGAACCAGTTTTTACATAATTTAGATTATCCATAGTTTATTTCAGTCGAAAACTAATGGGTCACATGATACGGTTCTAGGATGGCAGCGTGGGTGTGAAATGATGGTATTTGGGCACTTCGGATTGTTGTACTCCTTCTCCTTGTTATTTCGTTAGCCCTGTCATCTGTGCAGTGAGTGTGTTCAGGACGAACTCGTAGGACAGTTTCATGTTTGGTACTTACTGCAAGAGTGTAGCGTTTTGGTGGTAGTTCCTAGTTCGACTACCCAGTTCTGTTTACACAGCCCGATGCCACTTGCACTGTTTAAACTCTATTCTCTTTCTTAATTGAAAGGTAGAGCTCCTGCCACTCACGTTAAAAAAAATGGTACAGTGAGTGATAAGCATAGTTAGGAGGAAGTTGATGCCTAACGCACAGAACAGTTCTCTGGAAACGTGCCATTTTGATAGTTGGGCATGTGGTGGGGTAGAATACATGCGCTCAACTTCCAATATTGTTATTGTCGGTGGTGGGTGATACTTCAGGTAGCAAGTCCTGGTGGATTGAAGTTGAAACTTGCTTATTTTTCTCGATAGATTGTCAGAGGATGAGTTTGGATGTCACTAATTGGATTGCATCGCATGTCTTTGATGCTACCCAAGGTGGGATTTGAATGGAATGTTAAACTGTGATGGGTTTACCTTAGTTCCCAGCAGAGTCACTATTTCCCCAGCTACATTTCTGTTGAACACACATATAGCAATGCCAATTTGGGCTGCTGCATATCTGGCCTCAATATTAGTCTGGGAATGGGATGCACGATCTTGGTTGGATTTGACCATCCAGCTTTAGTGCTGCTCTGTTCTGAACTTCTTCAATGTCCTCAAACTAATTGGTTTCTTATAATTGCTTTGTATCTTTGAATCTTTGATGTATCCCATGCATCGCATCCATAAGTATATGGAATGGTTATTTAGTATTTTATACTGGTTCTCTTTTGTAGGTGTGTGTGGAATCTATGATGCATCTGACATGTACAAACATGCCAGTAGAGAAGATAGACCATGCTTTGGAAACCATCAAATCCAATGGGATTCAAAATGTTTTGGCACTTAGAGGGGATCCTCCACACGGGCAAGACAAATTTGTGCAAGTTGAAGGCGGATTTGCTTGTGCTCTTGACCTGGTAAGATCGCATTTCGGGCAAAAGAACTCGTTAAGTACGCTTGCAAGATATGGCACGGTGACTAAATTATTCTGCCACATCGACTGTTATGTATAGGAAAATAGACTAACCCATCTTAATCCTCAAAAAGACCACCTCATATTCAAACGTCTTCTGTCTTTTACTTGGTACTTGCAGGTGAAGCATATTAGAGCTAAGTATGGTGATTATTTTGGCATAACTGTAGCTGGTTATCCAGGTGAGCTAAACATTGCTTATCTATAAGAGGGGATGGTTTCAAGTCCCAACTTTATACATTGGGTGCTTTATCTGAAATAATTTTTCCAAATGTCAGAGGCCCACCCTGATGCGATACAAGGCGAGGGAGGTGCTACACCAGAAGCATATAACAATGATCTCGCCTATTTGAAGAGAAAGGTTCTTTTTACTTGcttgattttccttttccttttttcaatTCAACATGATATTACGATTTATTTTTGTTGGTTCATGAATAAAAAATATGTAGAAAACAAATGTATAATGCTGTAAATGATGGCATTTGCATGTTTTGTCAAgcatattattattttttaaaagctTCTCTCTCATTATACAATTTTCTCTGTAGGTTGATGCTGGCGCTGACCTTATTGTCACACAACTTTTCTATGATACCGACATCTTTCTCAAGTTTGTGGATGACTGCCGTCAAATTGGTATTACTTGTCCCATTGTTCCTGGCATAATGCCAATAAACAACTACAAAGGTTTCATACGGATGACTGGATTCTGCAAAACTAAGGTAAGATCTGTTGCTAGTAGCTCCATCATTTGTAATCACAAACAATTCCAATTGGCAATTTGGCATGAAATTCTGCATGAATTACCTTTCCCGCTTTGCTTGAATTTTGTTATCTCAATTCCTGGATTTGAATGGAGAATAGTTTTCCTACTTGCGTATGTAGGTAAAATTAGTGCAAACACTGTAAGGTATTCCTCAAGGTAAATGGGAACTTTCAAATTTACACGGACCATACTGTTAATGTACAAACAGCTAGTACATGCAGGATAATGTATGTCAAACACCATAAGATATTCTCAAGATTAATGGAAACTTTCAAATTCACACCACCATACTGTTAATGTACAAATAGTTTATACATGTAGGTATGTACAACAAACTCCATCTCATATATGTAAATGTACAACAAACACCATCTCCTCAAGGTTAatgcatactccctccattctcttttgatagacCTATTTCACCTTGGCACAATGACCAAGGAGAATGATCCTACTTATCATCTAATTAATCATGTCATTATGTACTCCTCATTATCATATACATGCACCTCGGTATCAACATCATTATATACATGCACCAGTTATTTTTCAAGAGGAGTTACTCTACGCAGGAATCTAACAGTCATCCGTGTCAGACCCAAGATTGGCAACTAAAATAGGACTatcagaagagaaaaaaattcaGTTTTGTAAATAAGTCtttcaaaagagaatggagagaGTACTTCCAAAATTCAGACCATCATCCTGCTAATGGACAAGTACTTTTGTAgaagaaaaattcaaatgttCGAGTTCTCACCAAAAGACTGAATGTTTGACAGATACCTGCTGAGATCACTGATGCACTGGAGCCTATTAAAGAAAATGAGGAAGCCGTTAAAGAATATGGAGTCCACCTTGGGACTGAGATGTGCAAGAAAATTCTAGCTAGTGGCATCAAGACTTTGCACCTTTACACGCTAAACATGGAGAAGTCTGCTATAGAAATTTTGAAGGTAATTTCTGATCTGTTGCTAACAACTATTTTATTCTGATCTGTTGCTAACAACTATTTTATCCCCACCAGAGACTTGGATTAATTGAGGAGTTCAAGGTTTCAAGGCCATTACCTTGGAGGCCACCAACTAACGTTTTCCGTGTTAAGGAGGATGTTCGACCTATATTCTGGTAGTTGATTGAAGTGCCATTTATGTTAAGTTGATCGATGTCTTTGTCCCATCCTAACCCAGTCTAATAAACGTCAATGACTGTGCAGGGCTAACAGACCAAAGAGCTATATTAGAAGGACTCTAGGTTGGGATCAGTATCCGCATGGACGGTGGGGAGATTCCAGGAACCCATCATATGGAGCACTTACTGACCACCAGGTAATTTCGGTATCCTTTTGTTCCAGTCTACCTTTTTTGTGTTTACTTCCATTTTTTAACCTAACCTATGCAGTATGCAACATTTTTGTCACACTCTCAGGGTTATAATGCATCTTCTGGGGGGAAAGATCTAAGTTAGAATGAACATTTACTTATGACTCAGAGATATTTGTTCAGTACGAAAATAGTATCATGGACCCCAAAAGGGTGTTTCACGATGGGATTTTTCTTAGTTTTTATACTGTCACCACCCACCAGCTGCTACACCTTTACTTGTAGGCTTTGTCAACAAAAATCAGTTGTTCAAGATTACTCAAGTTACCTTCTGTGATCACATGATATCCTAGTTGTATGTAATTATCTTCTCATTCCAAACAGTTCACAAGACTCGTGGGCGTGGTAAAAAGCTCCAAGAGGAATGGGCTGTTCCACTGAAATCTGTGGAGGACATTAGTGAGGTAACTGTTAAATTGTGTGATGTATTGACATAGAAGTTACTGTCTTTCAATCTTTTGCTAACCCTGCTGATTCTGATCTTCTCTATTCCATTTCCAGCGCTTTACAAATTTCTGTCGAGGGAAGCTTACAAGCAGCCCATGGTCAGAGTTGGACGGTCTTCAACCAGAGACAAAGATTATTGATGACCAGCTGGTGAAGATTAACCAGAAGGGCTTCCTTACCATCAACAGCCAGCCTGCAGTAAATGGAGAGAAATCTGATTCGCCTACTGTTGGTATGTTGAATGTATTTTGTTTTATGCTTGGTGGTCCTGGAGCAGTATTTTAAGCATGCCTTCCAATTTATTATAGGGATACTCAAATACTGGTAATTCATGTACTAATCTTTCTTAAAATCATGATTGTATATTGAGTCATCACTCATGGGTATCCATGCAAATCAGGTGTAGGATTCATGTCCTTGCAATTATCAGCATAGTGCCAACAAAGTTAATCCTTGGTTTGCTAAATCATCTGGAAATGCCATATAGATCATCCTGTCAAGTACGGAGTACTTGCTTGAACTATTCTTTGATCCTTTCTGACCTGTTTATTTGTGCCCTGTTCTACAGGTTGGGGTGGTCCAGGAGGCTATGTTTATCAGAAGGCCTACCTTGAGTTCTTCTGTGCAAAAGAGAAGTTGGATCAACTAGTTGAGAAGATCAAAGCATTCCCTTCTCTCACATTTATTGCTGTGAACAAGTATGGAGTATCAGCCTCCAATATTCCAGCAAATGCTGTGAATGCTGTCACATGGGGTGTTTTCCCTGGCAAGGAGATTATCCAACCTACAGTTGTTGATTCGGGAAGTTTTATGGTTTGGAAGGATGAGGCATTTGAAATCTGGACAGCAGGATGGGCCTGTCTGTTCCCTGAGGAGGACTCCTCCTCTAAGGAGCTACTAAAGAAGGTACTTCTTAACCACTTTGAGCGTGACGCGGTCAAATAAGTATAAAAATGCACGAGCAAAGAAAGTTTCTTTTACTCGTTACCACTATATTACACTTTCTGCTATGAACCGGAGAACCTCTTGCCAGAGCAGATAACCCCTTGCAACGCTTGTCTGAAACGGCATGTGTATGTGTTCTGTCATCAGGGATGAAGTTTTTTGTAAATATTTCATAGCATTGATTCTTTTTTATGTACCATCGTCCATTCATCTGCATAATACACGTGTATAGGGAAACAACCTGCACAaatttacccttctttcagaAGCGCATTTCCTAACAGTATTTCTTGGCTGCTCATTTCAGGTCCAGGATAACTACTATCTGGTCAGCCTTGTTGACAACGACTACATCCACGGGGATCTGTTTGCTGCCTTCAAGGAGATCTGATGACGCTCTTACACAGTCTGTGTTGTTGTTGTATGGCTAAATTCCCACAAATATTATTGCTTCCCCGACACAGGGTCTGATCGCGACGAAAGCTTCTGCTCATTTGACCTTGGAGGAGTCCTCTAGTCTGATTTTTCCTGCTTTCTTTTTGGCTTATTCGAACCAAACTTTTTCAATAAGAGATAGCCATGCTCTTTCCATTCCCTCCATGAGGAAATGGCGCAATGGCTAGATTCATGATGTAAAATTCGCTTCCGTTATACTCGCTGGATGCTTTCAGTGATCCACAAGAGAAATGTACCCAGAAAAGGGGGAAAAGGGGGGACGCGCGGCCGGTATTGTACTGAATCTGTGCCTATGCTTGTGATGGGAATAAGATCGACCGAAACCAGATGTTTCACATCCCGTTTTGAACCACTTCGAATTTCAGAAACCATCCTCACATGCCACCATGACAACTTGGCCCGTTTGTTGCAGAAGCAGAACTAGTATATACTTTCCAATGGAAGTTCTGGTTTTAAGTGTTCTTTTTGGAGTTCTAACAGTCTAACCGTAACGTTGACCCGCCTTGCTACATGCCTGTTGCAGACTGCCAGTTGCGAAGCCAGACACCATCATTCGTTTGCCATGTCCTTATGAAGGTGCTGCAAATCTGCAACTTCCACCGTTGTCGCTGCAAGTGCAAGCACACCTTGACAGGTTACCAAAAATGAACACAGGGCAGGTCAATGCACAGGTAGTAAACAGGAACATCAAAATTTCGTCTGGTTCTGTTGGGAGAAAGAGGAAAGAGCTACACATATACGAGTATCTACCTTCTGAggtgaaaagtgaaaaaaaaaaatgagcCGGCGCCACCCCCGGGCCGGCTCCTTGTACGCTACACCGACACTCTTAACACTGTAACCCCGACCAGGTTCAGGTTCTTCCGACTCCTTCCTACGCTGTATTTACAGAGGCCGCCGCGTCCTTGCGGCGCCGTCTCCTGGTCATCCATCCTCTCATGGTTCATTCCCATGCCGCGTCACTTCAGAAATTCAGAAGGGGGCCaacccggcgccgccggtggtgtGGTTccccttgaccctcggcgacgcGAAGAGCGACGAGTAGAAGTCCTCCccgggcggcggcagcatgtCGAGCCCGCTGTACATGCTCTGGATGTCGTCGTAGCTGAGGTCCACGAACAGGTCGCTGTTCTTGGCGGCGAGGTTACCGCCGTCGTCCACCTGGGGCTCCTTCTTGGGCACCATcatcgcggcggcggggtcctGGAACGCCGGGAACGAGTCGTCCAGCTCCGGGAACGGGTCGTTGTCGACGATCTCCGACTCCGGCGTGCGCGTCTCGCCCCACGAGTGCGAGTGGGACTGCGAGTGCGAGTGGGAGGTGGTCATGTCCATCGCCTCCtccttggtggtggtggcggcggcgagggcggacCCCTTCCCCATCTGCATCTTCTCCCACTCGTTCTTCTTGTTATACAGGCGGCACAGCACCCAGTCATCCAACTGCAGAGAAATGGATCAGGATAGAATTAAGTTACTCTGTTCTGTTCAACCCAAATCGATGATCTTTAATCTCTAGAAGAAAGTAAGAAAGAAAACATTCGGAGGAAGAATCAGCGGCTTACCCTGAGCGATCCCTTCTTGGCTGCGGCGGCACGGCCGGCGTCGGCGAGCCTGTACTCGTGCATGATCCAGTCGGTCTTGACCCCTCGCGGCGCCTTGCCGGCGTAGAACACGAGCGCCTTCTTGATCCCGAGTGTGCGCCCCCGCGGCGCGACGGGCTTGTCGGCTCCGGTTGCCTTCCAGTATCCGTTCCCGGCGGCGCGGTTGGGCCGCGAGCCGTTAGGGTACTTGCGGTCCCTGGGCGTGAAGAAGTACCACTCCCTGGTGCCGAAGAGCGCCCGCTCCGGCAGGTCCCATGGGTCGAACTTGTAGAGGTCCACCTCCGCGATGATGGGCACCGGGAGGCGCTGCCCCGCCGCCTTCCGGCACAGGTAGTGCTCCACCAGCTCGTCGTCCGTCGGGTGGAACCGGAACCCCGGCGGCAGGTTCAGCTCCGCCTCCgcgtccctctccctcctcaccgGCACTCCCATGGCGATCGGTCGGTACGGTGAGGTCGAAGCTGAAAATTGATCGGCAAATTTAGCTGGCTCCCTCCCACTATGCAACACTCTGCAACAGTACTCTTCTTGGTTGGctccggcggctgctgctggctctGAGGCGGTCTCTGGGTGTGTCCTGTGGATTCTGCGATGTTCTTGAAGCTGGGAACCGCGGGCAGGGGAGGGATATATAGGGGGCGGGGGGCTCGGCGGCGGTCTGGAAGCTTCGGCCGGGGGGCGTCGTCAAAGCGAGTCGGCGGCTGCGGGAAAGAGGAAGGCGGGGGCACGTGTGGCGGGGGAGCGGGGTGAGGTGGTGGGTTCGGGGAAGGTGGGGGACGCTCGTGGACGGCCACCTCAGCGCCCGGGGATTGGACGGGACCGGCCGCGGTGGCGTCACGGCCGACCTCAGCAGAATTGGGACGTGCCGGCCGATGGTGCGGCGCGGTTGGTCGCCCCGCCCGCCGAGGCGGTGCGGCGCGGTTCTTCcgtggccgcgcgccgcccgtgcAGTGCAGGCGTGGTTCGAGACGTGATGGGCATCCCGTGGATGGTAACGTTTTGGGGAAACGTATTTGGTACAAGAGGGATGGGAAAAATGTGCATAGGGGGGCTAGGTGGGATGTTTGGACGTGTACACATCACGAGCTCTGCGTGCGGCGGGCGGGGATAagaattttccttcttttcttttttgatttgatttgagaAAACGGGTGCacggcacttttttttttgtaagtaGTGCACGGCACTTGAAAAATGAAGTACACATGTCTCTAGAGGCGAAAAGGATGCCTCTATGCGTTGTCAACGACGGGTAGTACGTAGCGTACTTATCGTCTTCAATACTATTCCCTTTATTTGCGTCCTATACTCATCTTTCACGAGTCGTTATTATGACTTGCATAATGCAGTGAATGAAGTTTATTCGAGCAGAAACCAAGCTGGAAAAAAAACACTACTATCTTCGTTcgaaattgtagatcgttttatcCTTTCTAGCTGCATAATTTTTACTACGCACTTAGATacagtgtatatctagatacataatattatttataatctagaaaagttaaacgATTTGCAGAGGGAGCACCGGAGACACGAGTCACACGACAGAcaggttttttttcctttttcactaCCAAGGATCGCGGTGTCGATCGGTAAAAGTTACAGATGGTCAGTGATCCCGTCCGATGGCATTTCCGGTGTCACGAAAAAGGGCGTCACGTAGAGAGGAAGAGGCAGGCGCACGCAGGCAGGCCCACCCGCCATTTCGTCGGAATCGGGATCGCCTATCGGCGGGCGGCCACATGCACGCCCGCTCGGGGTGCATCCAGAAGATTCGCCCGCTACCTCAGCATCCCTATCTATCCCGAGCCCTCGCCAGGTCGCCTGATCatctccgcccgtcgcccccAGCCAATAAACAAATCAATAAAGTAGTCCTCCGATCGCACTGCTCCTCCGGCGGTTGGCCGGCCGGATCACCCCGCCACGCGCGCGTACGTGGAGGCCAAgccaccgcgccgcgccgcgcgagaCCGAGACACATGCCTGCCGGAAAAGGGACGCGcccccggcccggccggccgacgACCGGGGGGCGCGGCAAAAGGCAATCCAATTATGTTATCGGCACGTGGTGCCCGGGCGGGGACGCGTGTCGACACGAGTCCTGCTCCTGtgaccccggcggcggcgctcgcacGGAAAAAGCGCAGTGCAGTGCctggcaggaggcggcggctcgaGGCGCCGCGCGCACCGCGGGCACGCAGGGGACGTGTGGCGGCGCCTGGGCGCGGCACGTGGTGGAGTCGCCGGGGCGCGACGTGGTTGGCTGTGGCCGGGTTGGGGGAGATCGGGTCGGTACGAGCTGCGGTGGCTGGCGTCACTGTCAGGTGCCAGCGCTGGCGTCCCGCGCGCTTGCTGCCAACGCCGCATTTCGTGTCCTGTCCGCGGCGGAGAGAGGGTAAAGGTGTTTGGCGCCCGGCCACGGCACCGGTCGTGatccggcgcgcggcgcgcgggagaGGCTCGTCTTCGGCGGTTTGACGGGCGGCGCTCGCGGCCGGCAAATATCTCCGCCGGCGCGCGGAGATTTCCACGTGTGCGGGAGGCGGAAAAGGGCTCCGGCGAAATGGGGGCTcgcgcggcggccgtcggcAGGTGCCGTGGCCGTGCCGGCGCCCAcgtcgcgccgccgcgacgcACCGTTCGTGCAGCACCTACCAACTGCCATGTGCGAAATCGTGCTCGAGGGAGATTTTGTGCTCGCTCGGCTCATCTCTTGTCCGCGAGCGTGGTCGTCGTTCTTATCCAGATCACTGGACCAGTCCACCACGTCGCGCGCCAGAGATCGAAAGCAACACGTGGTTCAAAGCTCAGGCAACGCTGTGTCGGTACACTTGTTCGGTGCGCTGAACCTGGCTGCCAAGGCGAGGGAGCCGTCAAAGCCACGCTGTTACAAACGGCGGCTTTCAGCAGTGGTAGCCAGTGCTGTAGGTTTCCTCGGCTAGTACAGGCTTTGGTAATCCGGGAATTCCGCGGGTGCGGTGATTCTTCCGTGCACTGAACTTGACATGGCATCTCGCGTCAAGCAGGGCCGCGAAACTGACAGCTGTTCACTGGTCAATTAGCGGCGGAGCCTACAGCCTACCGAGCTGAAGGCGGCGTCACAGCACGGCGGCAGCAGAGCATCGTCGCATTCGCGCCGCGCACCGGTGGCacctcccgcgccgcggcgcgtgGCGGAGCAGCGGGTGCGCGACATCGCGCCCGCCAGCTAGCTAGTCCACCACCAGTCAGCCATCAGATGCCCTGTCCACGACGGCGAAGAGGCTGGGATCGTATGGCTGCCGGCAGATGGCCACGTTCGTCGGAGGGCTGCCGGGGAAATATCTGGGGATCGCCGGCACGGGACGGGAGGCGAAAAAGGTGCGGGGAAAAGGTTGGGTGGTAGCCGAAAAATGTCGTCGGCGCTGGCACGATGGCCGTACTACGTGGGGGCGTGGTCCTCGTGCTACGCAACTTACCTACCACGTGTTACGCGCTTGGGGCAGGCAGTGCGAATGGGGAGCTCTGCTGCATCTATGGGTCGGCATCGGAAAAGCTGTACCTCTTTGGCAGCGAGCTTCATGATGCCTATCCAAGCATCCAGATCAGCATGCCAATCCGCATCGTACCCGGAAGAAA encodes the following:
- the LOC101781186 gene encoding methylenetetrahydrofolate reductase 1, with translation MKVIEKIQQAAADGRTAFSFEYFPPKTEEGVENLFERMDRMVAHGPSFCDITWGAGGSTADLTLDIANRMQNMVCVESMMHLTCTNMPVEKIDHALETIKSNGIQNVLALRGDPPHGQDKFVQVEGGFACALDLVKHIRAKYGDYFGITVAGYPEAHPDAIQGEGGATPEAYNNDLAYLKRKVDAGADLIVTQLFYDTDIFLKFVDDCRQIGITCPIVPGIMPINNYKGFIRMTGFCKTKIPAEITDALEPIKENEEAVKEYGVHLGTEMCKKILASGIKTLHLYTLNMEKSAIEILKRLGLIEEFKVSRPLPWRPPTNVFRVKEDVRPIFWANRPKSYIRRTLGWDQYPHGRWGDSRNPSYGALTDHQVISTRGRGKKLQEEWAVPLKSVEDISERFTNFCRGKLTSSPWSELDGLQPETKIIDDQLVKINQKGFLTINSQPAVNGEKSDSPTVGWGGPGGYVYQKAYLEFFCAKEKLDQLVEKIKAFPSLTFIAVNKYGVSASNIPANAVNAVTWGVFPGKEIIQPTVVDSGSFMVWKDEAFEIWTAGWACLFPEEDSSSKELLKKVQDNYYLVSLVDNDYIHGDLFAAFKEI
- the LOC101781580 gene encoding NAC domain-containing protein 67 gives rise to the protein MGVPVRRERDAEAELNLPPGFRFHPTDDELVEHYLCRKAAGQRLPVPIIAEVDLYKFDPWDLPERALFGTREWYFFTPRDRKYPNGSRPNRAAGNGYWKATGADKPVAPRGRTLGIKKALVFYAGKAPRGVKTDWIMHEYRLADAGRAAAAKKGSLRLDDWVLCRLYNKKNEWEKMQMGKGSALAAATTTKEEAMDMTTSHSHSQSHSHSWGETRTPESEIVDNDPFPELDDSFPAFQDPAAAMMVPKKEPQVDDGGNLAAKNSDLFVDLSYDDIQSMYSGLDMLPPPGEDFYSSLFASPRVKGNHTTGGAGLAPF